One genomic region from Argentina anserina chromosome 2, drPotAnse1.1, whole genome shotgun sequence encodes:
- the LOC126782791 gene encoding phospholipase A1-Igamma1, chloroplastic-like, producing the protein MAISLSHTVLPFKKLHRNASSTLNYSHPFGSNLSLPIATTTTLCRVVSKRSDSLTSIITELEKERAKVDIDEIYLEDDIEDSAITHVGHNNNIRDERRLSDVWRELHGEDDWVGLLDPMDPLLRSELIRYGEMAQACYDAFDFDPFSKYCGSCRFTRANFFDSLGMAHHGYHVSRYLFATSNINLPNFFKKSRWPKVWSKNANWIGYVAVSDDDTTARLGRRDISIAWRGTVTRLEWIVDLMDFLKPLSKNKIPCPDPEVKAESGFLDLYTDKDETCRFCTYSAREQILTEIKRLVEKYRNEELSITITGHSLGSALAILSAYDIAETGLNVMADGRVVPVSVLSFSGPRVGNVHFKERLEALGVKVLRVVNVHDVVPKSPGLLINEKVPAMVLKLTENLPWSYSHVGVELELDHKNSPFLKQTNDPVCAHNLEAHLHLLDGYHGKGHRFVLASGRDPALVNKASDFLKDHYLVPPFWRQDENKGMVRCKDGRWIQPERPKLDDHPEDIRHHLKQLGLVSDEESDQKQ; encoded by the exons atgGCCATTTCCTTATCCCACACAGTCCTCCCCTTCAAAAAGCTCCACAGAAATGCTTCCTCAACCCTAAACTACTCTCATCCCTTTGGATCAAACCTCAGTCTCCCCatcgccaccaccaccactctaTGCAGGGTTGTCTCGAAACGCAGCGACTCCCTAACCTCCATAATCACCGAGCTTGAAAAAGAACGAGCCAAAGTCGACATAGACGAAATATATCTGGAAGACGATATTGAGGACTCAGCTATCACCCATGTCGgccacaacaacaacatcaggGATGAGCGTCGATTATCCGACGTGTGGCGGGAGCTCCACGGCGAGGACGACTGGGTGGGGCTGCTGGACCCGATGGACCCGCTCCTCCGCTCGGAGCTCATCCGCTACGGCGAGATGGCACAGGCCTGCTACGACGCCTTCGACTTCGACCCCTTCTCCAAGTACTGCGGAAGCTGCCGCTTCACCCGCGCCAACTTCTTCGACTCCCTCGGCATGGCTCACCACGGCTACCACGTCTCCCGCTACCTCTTCGCCACCTCCAACATCAACCTCCCCAACTTCTTCAAGAAGTCGCGCTGGCCCAAAGTCTGGAGCAAGAACGCCAACTGGATCGGCTACGTCGCCGTCTCCGACGACGATACCACCGCGCGTCTCGGCAGGCGTGACATCAGCATCGCGTGGAGGGGGACGGTGACGCGGCTCGAGTGGATCGTGGACTTGATGGACTTTCTGAAACCGCTCTCCAAGAATAAGATCCCCTGCCCCGACCCGGAAGTCAAAGCCGAATCCGGGTTCCTGGATCTTTACACCGACAAGGACGAGACGTGTAGGTTCTGTACTTACTCAGCCAGGGAGCAGATTCTGACGGAGATTAAACGGCTGGTAGAGAAGTATCGTAACGAGGAGCTTAGCATTACGATCACCGGGCATAGTCTCGGCAGCGCGTTGGCGATTCTGAGCGCGTATGATATAGCCGAGACAGGTCTGAACGTCATGGCGGACGGTCGGGTCGTGCCGGTATCCGTTTTGTCGTTCTCCGGTCCTCGGGTGGGGAATGTTCATTTTAAGGAGAGACTAGAGGCGTTAGGTGTGAAGGTGTTGAGGGTGGTGAATGTGCATGATGTGGTGCCTAAGAGTCCAGGGTTGTTGATTAATGAGAAAGTGCCGGCGATGGTGCTTAAGTTGACTGAGAATTTGCCGTGGAGTTACTCGCACGTCGGAGTTGAGCTCGAGTTGGATCATAAGAATTCGCCGTTCTTGAAGCAGACTAATGATCCGGTTTGCGCTCATAACTTGGAAGCTCACTTGCATTTGCTTGACGG ATACCATGGAAAAGGCCATAGATTTGTGCTGGCAAGTGGAAGAGACCCTGCACTCGTGAACAAGGCATCTGATTTCTTGAAAGATCATTACTTGGTACCTCCTTTCTGGAGGCAAGACGAGAACAAGGGCATGGTGAGGTGCAAGGACGGGCGTTGGATACAACCCGAGAGGCCGAAGCTCGACGATCACCCCGAAGACATTCGCCACCATCTCAAGCAATTAGGACTTGTTTCCGATGAAGAATCGGATCAGAAACAATGA
- the LOC126783080 gene encoding F-box/LRR-repeat protein 17: MEPQRHHPQPHISAAGPTTPFGSTASYPYATSGQKRPKSRGSYTCGRCGQPKRGHTCQFRPPPAADSHPDTPISITRTPALPPPPPPRQPYSNLRRALSFDDVESSGYGDSDAPDPDPDFDEVEVEVIEDTEVDWDRGWGGLPMSCLWEILRRLPPPGLLSGAMVCRGWRETTRRLWKAAESLRLRVPARAQVRFVRLVLHKCPNLVSLSLTIESDVDATMLECIAFSCPSLESMEIYMSEKATNRITGDELSRFVADRRLLKSLKMEGCSNIGGVALCSSSLLTLWLSGLHSLSKMAFNCPNLKEISLDFSRERNDNTDLVTMVDGLGRNCPRLQNIHIASVRLSHAVVLALTAAQLSDLRMLSLVLGSQITDASVAAVASSYPYLELLDLSGSSISDSGIQIICNVFPETLSRLLVALCPNITTMGIVFATTQLPLLELMDCGMTICDPNASDPTSEESSNFQLSLTSKAKTHLICQNLIIKHSRLKKLSLWGCSSLDALSLSCPELNDVNLNSCFNLLPERLSLQCPNLEKVHASGCQRMLIGAIHSQLHNNVATMDSLLPCKRLASGSKRIRVPHYLMEQSLQSYEDDKKRRRVYRQRCDVLF; the protein is encoded by the exons atgGAGCCGCAGCGCCACCACCCCCAGCCCCACATCTCCGCCGCCGGCCCCACCACCCCCTTCGGCTCCACCGCCTCCTACCCCTACGCCACCTCCGGCCAAAAGCGCCCCAAGTCCCGCGGCAGTTACACCTGCGGCCGATGCGGCCAGCCCAAGCGCGGCCACACCTGCCAGTTTCGTCCCCCTCCCGCCGCCGATTCTCACCCCGACACTCCCATCTCCATCACCCGCACCCCGGCCCTCCCGCCTCCCCCGCCGCCGCGTCAGCCCTACTCCAACCTCCGCCGCGCTCTGTCGTTCGACGACGTGGAAAGCTCCGGCTACGGGGACTCCGATGCTCCGGATCCGGATCCGGACTTCGACGAGGTCGAGGTCGAGGTCATTGAGGACACGGAGGTTGACTGGGATCGGGGATGGGGCGGACTTCCGATGAGCTGTCTTTGGGAGATTCTGAGGCGGCTGCCGCCGCCGGGGCTGTTATCGGGGGCGATGGTGTGCCGAGGATGGAGGGAGACGACGAGGAGGCTCTGGAAGGCCGCGGAGTCCCTGAGGCTTAGGGTTCCGGCGAGGGCTCAGGTTCGGTTTGTTCGATTGGTGCTGCATAAATGCCCCAACCTCGTTAGCCTCTCTCTCACAATTGAAAG TGATGTCGATGCGACAATGCTCGAGTGTATTGCATTTTCGTGCCCAAGTCTTGAGTCTATGGAGATCTACATGTCTGAGAAGGCAACCAATCGGATCACTGG TGATGAATTGAGTCGTTTTGTTGCTGATAGAAGATTACTGAAAAGCCTTAAGATGGAAGGGTGTTCTAATATAGGTGGCGTTGCTCTTTGTTCATCTAGTCTTTTGACACTTTGGCTTTCGGGTCTTCATTCCCTTTCTAAGATG GCTTTCAATTGCCCTAACTTGAAAGAGATTTCCTTGGATTTTTCTCGTGAAAGAAATGATAATACTGATCTTGTAACTATGGTTGATGGTCTGGGAAGGAATTGCCCAAGGCTGCAAAACATACACATTGCATCAGTCCGGCTTTCACATGCTGTTGTCCTTGCACTTACAGCTGCTCAATTAAG TGATTTGCGAATGCTatctcttgttcttggatcTCAAATTACTGATGCATCAGTTGCTGCTGTAGCTTCGAGCTATCCATACTTGGAATTGCTTGATCTGAGCGG ATCTAGCATCAGTGATAGTGGCATTCAGATCATTTGCAATGTGTTTCCCGAAACTCTTTCAAGGCTACTCGTTGCTCTTTGTCCCAATATCACTACAA TGGGTATAGTATTTGCGACAACTCAACTGCCTCTTCTTGAGCTGATGGACTGTGGCATGACGATTTGCGACCCCAATGCTTCAGATCCTACATCTGAAGAAAGTAGTAACTTTCAATTGTCACTGACATCAAAGGCCAAAACACACCTCATTTGCCAGAATCTAATAATTAAACATAGCCGATTGAAAAAACTTAGCTTGTGGGGCTGTTCTAGCTTAGAT GCTCTATCTTTAAGCTGCCCAGAACTCAATGATGTAAACTTAaattcttgtttcaatttgctTCCAG AGAGATTGTCACTTCAGTGCCCAAATTTAGAAAAGGTGCATGCATCAGGTTGTCAACGGATGCTGATTGGAGCCATTCACAGTCAG CTTCATAATAATGTCGCTACTATGGATAGCCTATTACCATGCAAGCGTTTAGCCAGTGGCTCAAAGAGGATTCGGGTTCCACATTATTTGATGGAACAG AGTTTGCAGTCATATGAGGATGATAAGAAGCGAAGAAGGGTTTATAGGCAGCGTTGTGATGTGCTTTTCTAG
- the LOC126782835 gene encoding putative uridine kinase C227.14 — translation MEVSLSSATSRSYLYQLPTPTSLKTLLLKRVEFPNWDCYSLSLSSTRRGGQPLVARTGAPSAKGHSLKVLCYQRREAPVVEGRCIEEVYDALAERLVPTAAAMSNPNLKHIVGLAGPPGAGKSTLASEVVRRVNKLWPQKASALDSQVTPLEVAAVLPMDGYHLYRSQLDAMENPEEAHARRGAPWTFNPELLLKSLKTLRSQGSVYAPSFDHGVGDPVEDDIFVSIQNKVVIVEGNYLFLDDGVWKEISSMFDEKWFIEVDIDKSMQRVLKRHIATGKPPDVAKWRIEYNDRPNAETIIKSKKNADLIIKSIDF, via the exons ATGGAGGTCTCTCTATCTTCAGCAACCTCGAGAAGTTATCTATATCAACTTCCAACTCCAACTTCACTGAAAA CGTTGCTTCTCAAGAGAGTAGAATTTCCTAATTGGGATTGTTATTCACTGTCCCTCTCTTCCACCAGAAGAGGCGGACAACCCTTAGTTGCTAGAACTGGAGCTCCCTCCGCCAAAGGTCACTCTCTGAAG GTTTTATGTTATCAAAGGAGGGAAGCTCCAGTAGTAGAGGGCAG GTGTATAGAGGAAGTGTATGATGCTTTGGCCGAACGCCTTGTTCCTACAGCAGCAGCAATGTCGAATCCGAATTTGAA GCATATTGTGGGTTTAGCTGGTCCTCCTGGAGCTGGAAAGAGTACTCTTGCATCCGAAGTAGTACGGCGTGTGAACAAGTTATGGCCTCAGAAAGCTTCGGCATTGGATTCCCAAGTTACTCCTCTAGAGGTGGCTGCAGTTCTTCCCATGGATGGGTACCATCTTTACCGTTCTCAGCTGGATGCAATGGAG AATCCTGAGGAAGCTCATGCAAGAAGAGGAG CTCCGTGGACCTTCAACCCTGAGCTACTACTCAAGTCTTTGAAGACTTTGAGAAGTCAG GGTTCAGTATATGCACCTTCATTTGACCATGGTGTTGGAGATCCAGTAGAAGATGATATATTCGTGAGCATTCA GAACAAAGTTGTCATAGTAGAAGGAAATTatttgttcttggatgatgggGTGTGGAAGGAAATATCATCTATGTTTGATGAGAAGTG gtTCATAGAGGTCGATATTGACAAATCCATGCAACGAGTTCTCAAGAGACATATTGCAACAG GGAAGCCCCCTGATGTTGCTAAATGGCGG ATTGAGTACAATGACCGGCCAAATGCCGAGACCATAatcaaatcaaagaaaaatgcAGATCTGATAATCAAGTCAATCGATTTCTGA
- the LOC126785267 gene encoding auxin-induced protein AUX28-like → METELRLGLPGGGGGEGGDQGVVMMRKRGFSETESEITTDDESSACVDLKLNLSSKDGSISSSSTSEKSKSLMMNKNKEKIMDLPADPAKPPAKAQVVGWPPVRSFRKNMMSTQKSSTTDESSKAGGNAALVKVSMDGAPYLRKVDLNMYKTYPQLSDALAKMFSSFTGIGNCGSQGTIDFMNERKLMDLLNDSDYIPTYEDKDGDWMLVGDVPWEMFVESCKRLRIMKGKEAVGLAPRAMEKCKNRS, encoded by the exons ATGGAGACAGAGCTCAGGCTAGGGCTtccaggaggaggaggtggtgaaGGAGGAGATCAGGGAGTggtgatgatgaggaagagaGGCTTCTCTGAAACCGAGAGTGAGATCACTACTGATGATGAGAGCAGTGCTTGTGTGGATTTGAAGCTGAATCTTTCTTCCAAGGATGGTAgcatcagcagcagcagcacttCTGAGAAGTCTAAGAGTTTGATGATGAACAAGAACAAGGAGAAGATCATGGATCTCCCCGCCGATCCGGCTAAGCCTCCGGCCAA GGCACAAGTAGTGGGTTGGCCTCCGGTGAGATCTTTCCGGAAGAACATGATGAGCACACAGAAGAGCAGTACCACTGATGAAAGCAGCAAGGCTGGAGGCAACGCAGCTTTGGTGAAGGTGAGCATGGATGGTGCGCCTTACCTCCGAAAGGTCGACCTGAACATGTACAAGACTTACCCTCAGCTCTCAGACGCCCTAGCCAAAATGTTCAGCTCCTTCACGGGCATTG GTAACTGTGGATCCCAGGGAACCATTGATTTCATGAATGAGAGGAAGCTGATGGATCTTCTCAATGATTCTGATTACATCCCAACTTATGAAGACAAGGACGGTGACTGGATGCTTGTCGGCGATGTCCCTTGGGA GATGTTTGTTGAATCATGCAAGAGACTGCGCATAATGAAGGGAAAGGAGGCTGTTGGTCTTG CACCAAGAGCCATGGAGAAATGCAAGAACAGGAGCTGA